GGTGAAGAAAACCCGAGATCATAAGCGATGTCTTTGATTGAGGATTTGCTATCTTCCATCATTTCGTGTGCTTTTTCTATTTTTTTACGGATGATGTATTCGGAAGGAGGTATGCCTGTTTCTTCTTTAAACAGATGTTTGAACCTGGATACGGAGAGATTACATTTATTTGCAAGAAATTCCAAATCCAGTATTTCAAAGAGGTTTTCATCTATATAATGGATGATTTTTGTTATGCGGTCACTGTATGCCCTGCCTGAACTTTTTTCTCCAGCGTGTATGATGTGTAGTAAAAGGGATACGAGTAGATTGTTTAGCTCCATCTTACTAAGAGGATCTTTGTTTTGAAAGTAAATTTGTATGATTTTTTGAAGCAAACGTTCACATTCACTTCCTCCTTTGAATAGTCGTTTGGGTAGTTGCAACAGCCTGGAAAATAGTTCAAAGGCATCCGGATAGTTTAATCCTAAATAATCTTTTTCCTCTTC
This is a stretch of genomic DNA from Parabacteroides chongii. It encodes these proteins:
- a CDS encoding AraC family transcriptional regulator, whose product is MRNREISRLILDMKKHGIEVFDEFGRYNYVNTQTILPTHTHSDMIEICYLAKGSQEYFVGNNTFRLYGGDIFIAFPNEIHGTGEVPEEKGVLYWMVLKRPEEEKDYLGLNYPDAFELFSRLLQLPKRLFKGGSECERLLQKIIQIYFQNKDPLSKMELNNLLVSLLLHIIHAGEKSSGRAYSDRITKIIHYIDENLFEILDLEFLANKCNLSVSRFKHLFKEETGIPPSEYIIRKKIEKAHEMMEDSKSSIKDIAYDLGFSSPAYFSTVFKQYNGYSPTFHKKKNNTSK